AGGCGTACTGCATCGCAAGAGTCGACTTGCCGGATCCAGTGGGACCCACCAACAACGTCGTAGAGCCGCGGCTAATGCCACCGCCGAACATCGTGTCCAGCGCCTCAACTCCGCTCTTTACGCGGTTCTCGTCAAAGATGTCGTCGTGCTCTGCGGCAATAAGGCGGGGATAAATCCGTAAGCCGCCTCGAATGATGGTGTAGTCGTGAACGCCCTCTCGAAACGCAGCACCGCGCAGTTTGACGATCTCGATATTGCGGCGATTGACGCCGTAGCTCCGTTGCAACTTTTCAAGACGGAGCACACCGTGAGCAATACTCTGCAACTGCTTGTCGGCACCATCCGCAGTGCGATCGTCCAATAGCAGGACCGTGGCGTCGCGGCCGGCGAAGAATTGCTTCAACGCCAGCAACTGACGCCGATAACGCATCGTGTCGGATGCAAGAAGACGGAGCTCAGAGAGCGAGTCGATGACAACTCGCGCTGGCTTCTTCTCTTCAATCAGATCTGTCAGCTTCTTGATCGTGGTGGCCAGCTCAACTTCGCTGGGATGAAAGACCGTGTACTGGGCCTCGGGGCTCAGGCTCGCCTCGGCAGGGACGAACTCAGCGAGAGGAAGCTTGGCAGTGTCCCACCCATGAGACCTCGCAGAAGCATAGAGCTCCGCCTCTGTCTCAGACAAAGTCACGTAGAGACACTTCTCTCCCCGCTCAAAGCCCGCGATGATGAACTGCATGGCGAGCGTTGTCTTGCCGGTACCAGGATCCCCTTCAACGAGATACATCTGCCGGGAGGGCAGGCCACCGCCGAGGATGTCGTCTAAACCCGCGATACCAGTTGCTATTCGAGGAAACGTTTGTTGATCGTTCATTTCTTCTCGCCCCGGAACCTCATCCTTCAATGTTTCTAGCGTCACGCTCTCATGGTACGCGAGCGGCTTGTCCATGAAAACACAGGGCGCAGCATCCTTTTTGCGGTGCAAGATCGTTGTCCTGCCACTACACTCCAGTTCCTCGGGGAAGAGCCGCCCATCTCGCGGGGAGCCCCATTCGCGATATTCGCGCGGTCAAAGCTAATGGTGTTTTGAGCGAAGCACAGCCGTGACGATTGCGGGATGCAAGCATCTGATCGGAGCGAAGACGCGGAAATCGACGATGGCGCCGGAACGATGATCAGCCCGCCGCCATGCGTCCTGCTAGATATGGAAGATGCGGGTCCACAGTGCTGAAAGCGGCATGGCGAGCAGTAGCGCGGGCAGCATGTTCGCTACAGCAAAGTCGCGAATCTTGCAGATCCGAAGGCCCGTCGCGAACATGATGAGGCCTCCTACGGCGGAGAAGTCAGCGATGAGCATCGGGTTCGTCAGCGGCAGGATGACCGTGGCGCCGAAGAAGAGCGCTACCTGCACCAGCAACTGCGGAACAGCGATGATCGCCACGGCGTAGCCAAGCTCCGTCGCGAAGATCGCCGCGGTGAAAAAGTCGAGCAGCGACTTCGCGATGAGGATACTTGAGTCGCCAGTCATGCCTTCTTTCATCGCGCCGAAGATCCCGGTGCCGCTGGCGCAAAACAGTACAAGGACCGCCACGAAGGTCTGCAGATATTCCTTGTTCGACTCGCCTTCGTCCGCGGAACTTGGCAGAACGCGATCGACAAGACGGCGCATGTGTCGGCTAAGCGCGCCGATACCCTTCTCAAGAAAGATGAGCTCGCCGATCAGCGCACCGAGGATCAACGAGAGCACCATGGCCGCGAGATGCTTCACGCCCACGGTGAGCGCGATACCAAGCCCCATAGAACAGAGTCCGAAAGCCATGGGGAGCGCCGTGCGCAGGCGCTCAGGAACGCGCTTGCCTAACGCTGCTCCGACGAGACCGCCAAGCAGAACAGACGAGCTGTCGATCCACGGGCCTTTCATGCGATCTCCTGCATCTGCTGGCGAGCTGCATTCGTCAACGGCTTCGTGAGATCGCCCATGCCCGACCAACGCGGAAGCTGCAAAGGCGCTTCGATCTCAAACAGATCGAAGACACGCATGACGGTGTAGTCGATCATTTCTTCGATACTTTGCGGACGGCTGTAGAGCGCAGGCACAGGCGGATAGATGACCGCGCCCATCTGCGTTGCAGTCAGCATGTTTTGGATGTGCCCTTGGTTGAGCGGCGCTTCACGCGTCAGCAGCACAAGACGCCGACGTTCTTTCAGCGTCACATCCGCAGCGCGTGTAAGCAGGTTGTACGGCGCCGCCAGCGCGACCGCTGCGAGGCAACGCATCGAGCACGGCATCACCATCATGCCAGCGGTTCGAAACGAACCGCTGGAGATGGAGGCACCGAGGTTCTCCTGATGATGCACATGGGTCGCGAGTGCTTCGACCTCTGGAATCGTCATGCCGACTTCGTGAATCGTCATCTTCGCACCTGTCGAAAGGACCAGGTGCGTTTCGATGTCGAGCTCACGCAGTAGAGCAAGCGCGCGGATGCCGTAGGCGATTCCAGTGGCTCCGGAGATGCCAACGATGATGGGTTTCATGACGGTCCTCCTAAAGCTCGAGCGGTGTGGTTGGCTCTACAAGGAACTTCTTGAGGTCGACATCAACGAACTGTGCACGCGTGAAGGCCTCCTTCATCTTCCACGGAGCCGTGCAATCGAAGATCGTCTTGCAGCTGTTGCCGTGCTTACTGATCGTGCGGCTGTACTCGGGATCCTGCGACGGATCAAGCGGGTGGCAGATTACGTCCGGAATGAAGATCGTGTCGATGTCACCCTGATACCGCGTCTGCATCGCCCAGAGCACGTCGTTCGTGTTGAAGATATCGACATCGTCGTCCACGAGGATGACGTTCTTCAGCTCGGAATACGCGGCGAATGCGGTCAGTGCAGCTTGACGCTGACGGCCTTCGTCGCCTGCGGTGAGCTTCTTGAACTGCAGGATCGCGAGGAACTTGCCGCCGCCTGCGGTATGCGCATATACATTCTGCAAGCGCCCCGGCATCGCCTGCTCCACAAGGCGATAGATGCTCGCTTCCGTCGGTGGTCCTGCCAGATTCACATGCTCTTCGCCAGGACCGACGATGGTTTGCAGAATAGGCTTCTCGCGATGTGTGATCGCCGTGACTTTGATCAAAGGCAGCGACGGGTTCGCAGGGCCGTTGTATCCCGGGAACTCCGGCATCGCGTGGCCGGTCTTGCTGTTCTGATCTTCCACAACGCGGACGTTCGGCAGCAGTTCGCCTTCGATCACAACCTCGGCGTTGGCGATCGCATACTCATTCTGCGTGACGCACTTCACCAACTCCACAGGACGCTGACGGATCGAACCAGCAATCGAAAGCTCATCGAAGCCGAGCGGTGTGGTCGGCGCTTCAAAGCAGGCGCCGATGTACACGGCCGGATCGAGGCCGATCGAAACGGAGATCGGAAGCGACTTGCCCTGCGCCTCTGCCTTCTGACGAAACGCATCGATATGACGGCCGGGTGCGAAGAAGATGCTGATTTCGTCCTTGCCCTGAATGCACATGCGATGAATCGTGACGTCATGCTTGCCGGTCTCTGGGTCCGTCGCGCGAACGAGTCCCATCGTGAAGAACGGACCTGCATCATCCGGCGTGTTCGTCGGTGCAGGCACCAGCTTGCGAACATCAATGTCCTTCGTCACGACTACTTGCTGGCATAGCGCAGGGCCATCGATCTTGATGGGAGGGATCGGATTGTCAACCGCCTGACGAAAGCGATCACCAAGCTTTTCCTTCGGCGTATCCAACAGCAGCGCGACGCGTTCGCGGCTCGCCATGACACCCGTAACAACACGGAAGTCGTCGAAGCCCTTCACCTTTTCAAACAGCATCGCGGGACCAATGGTGGTGGGCGGCAGCACCGGCGTTCCCGCCCCGACGTGGCGATAGACGCCTGCTAGCTCAGCGTTCGGATCGACCGGCTCCGCCGAGCGACGTAGCTGCCCCGGATGCTGCGAAAGAAAACGAAGTGCGGCGCGCAAATCATAACCGTGGTCGAGCGTAGTGTCCTTCTGTGATGACGACATCGAATATCTCCTCCACTCGAGTAGACGTCAAAACGGTCATGCGCGATCAGAGCACTTTTCGATGGTTACGATGCATTGCAGTTATTGCAATCCTTTCGAAAACCGGCGATGCTTGTGCGCAATCACATACATGCGATCTTCGAATGGCCGAGTATGCATCGCTTCTGCGGGCACGGAATCGGATCAGGTGTGTCAGTCTTTTCAAAACGCGCCCGTCTCTCAGCTCTCCTGCTCTGCCTTCCCTTCACCGCTGCCACATTCAAAGCGCAATCGCTGCAGGATGCAGCGCCAAAGATGCCGACCGTGAACCTCGGACTCACCTCGTTCCTTGATGGCATTGCGCAGCCAGGATGGCTCGTAGAGCAGTACGGACAAGCGGTCCACGATGATCGGACGATTGCGGCGGACGGTAGCAAGATAGCGAACGCGCCTGGCACCAATAGCGGATCCGGACTCTCGCACGTGGTCTATCTCGCTCCGCGAAAGGTGCTTGGTGCCTGGTATGGCGCGGAGTATCTGATACCGGAGGCCTACGTGAATGCAGGCGCTGCCGGTACTCGCGGCGGGGTAGGCGACATGACCGTGGGCCCAATGCTGCAGTGGCCAGAAAAGCATCTCTTCGGGATGCCGTTACATCAACGCGTGCTCGCGGACTTCGAAGTTCCGACAGGAACGTACACCGCACAGAACAGCGCGATCAATATCGGCGCGAACACATGGACGGTGCACCCTTACTACGCTTTCACGCTTCTGCCCACGAAGCGTTTGGAGACGAGCTGGAGAATCTCCTATCTCTGGAACTCAACGAACCAGGATCCCGCCGCGCCCAGCAATGTGCAATCAACGCAGGCAGGACAAGCACTTCACTTCAACGCGACGGTAGGGTGGAAGCTGTTTGAGCATGTCTACGTCGGCGCCAACGGCTACATGTTCCATCAACTCACCAACTCGCAGGTAAACCACATCGCACAGCCCGGCACGGAGGTGCTTGCGGCGATCGGACCCGGTTTCACCGTTCAACACGGAAGCTGGTTTTATTACGTAAATGCTTATCGCGAGTTCGGCGCAGTCGATACCTCCGAGGGAAACAAAATCGCCGTCCGCATCGCCAAGGCCTTCTGATCACACGTGGTGTGATTACGCTCGCAGTTGCTTCGCGAGTTCGATCACATTCGCCACAATCGCCTGTTTAAGATCTTTGCGGTATGCCAAATAGAGCGGAAGTTTATCTTCAACTCCCTTCAATCGAAGAAACACGACACCTCGTGGCTTAGCGTTCACGAAGTTTGATGGAAGCAAAGCGCAGCCCGCGCCACTAGCCACCAGAGAGGCAGCCGTCTGCAATGTTCGCACCTGCTGCGGAGATTCTGGCGCGAATCCAAATCGCTTACAGATCCCGAGCGCAATCTCGTGGAAGTCTTCATGTGGCAGCTTCTCTGGCAGGATGAAACGCTCCCTGGCAAGCGTCTTCAGACTGACGGCGTCCTCCGCAGCCAACGCGTGATTCGATGGCAACGCGAGCACCACGGTGTTCGTTTCGACCGTGATGCTTTCGATTGCCGGGTGCTTCAGGTCCGCGTGGACAAAACATAGGTCGAGCTCATCTCGCAGTAACGCGTTTGACTGCTCATTGGAATTCATCTCGCAGAGCTGCAACTCGATGCCGGGAAACTTCTTCGCAAGCTGCTGTATGAGCCGAGGAAGCAACGTCAACGCGGCCGTACTGATGAAGCCGACGCGCACATTGCCCACCACTCCAGACGCACGGTCCTGCAGTCTTTCCTGACCGTCGATGAGCGCTTTGAGCGCAGCTCGAGCGCTCGGCAAGAAGAGCTTGCCTTCTTCCGAAAGCGCGACACCGTGACTGTTGCGCCGGAACAGCATCACCCCTAGCTGATCCTCCAGCTGCTTGATCTGCTGGCTCAGGGCCGGTTGAGCAAGATATAGACGAGCTGCAGCGCGACCGAAGTGAAGCTCCTCGGCGAGAATGATGAACGAGCGAATATGACGCAACTCAAAAGACATGGCAATAAGTATTGTGCATCATGTGCCGCCTCACTTTGTCCGATCACAACTTGCCACTTTGCTAATGAATGTTCGCAGCAGGCACCGCAGATATTGGCGTGGCAAGTTTCACAAGGGCTACGGCTCCCGGATCGTCACGGAGCTTCAAGTAAAGAGTCACGCCGTCCGCCGGTGTGGGTACGGCGAACTCACCTTGTGCGAAGCCCGTCGGGATCTCGACTGACTTAGCGAAATTTTTCTCGGAACCAAAGGACTGCACGAGAAAAAGATTCTTCCCTTCCATCTCGCATGTCGGCGCATCTGCGGTCGTGCACTTAATCGCGCTGATCTGAGGTGTTCTCACCAGGATGCCGAGGCGTGTCCACTCACCTGTGGTTCCATCGGCTGCGACAGCCCGCATGGCGAGCGGACCGAAGGCGGATTGTCCAAACGACTTCAGCGGGTTCAGCGTAACCACCGCCGTGTGGTCATCCTGCAGGACGAGGCTGCTGTCAGCGAGTGAGAGCGTGATTTTTGCAGCTTCATTCGCTGTCGCAATCTCTATCTTCTGGCTATGGGCGAAGACCTCTTTCGTGGTGACGACGAAGGTCAGCGTTCCGTTCAACGGAATTTCATCCTTGCCGGACAGCACCACCGGCAGCGTTCCACTCTCCGGTGCTGAAGACGCGTGCATGGAGGCCAGGGTCAGACCCGGACGCGCCGCAGCTACAGTGACCTTCACTGGGAGCACACGTCCGTCCTTCAACTTTGCTTTGGCCTCGTCGCCATCCTTCGGAGTGACAGCGGCCTTCGCCGACAGATGTACAGTAGCATCGTCGCTTCCCGGGGAAGAAGTAAACGTCTGGCCATCCAGTTCCACCGAGACAACGCCGCCAAGGCCCTTTCCTGTGAGAACCGCGGTCTGATCACCTGCATGTACCGTGAGTGCGTCCAGCTTGATGTCCGTGCTGTATACAGTCACTGG
Above is a genomic segment from Granulicella cerasi containing:
- a CDS encoding ATPase domain-containing protein — protein: MHRKKDAAPCVFMDKPLAYHESVTLETLKDEVPGREEMNDQQTFPRIATGIAGLDDILGGGLPSRQMYLVEGDPGTGKTTLAMQFIIAGFERGEKCLYVTLSETEAELYASARSHGWDTAKLPLAEFVPAEASLSPEAQYTVFHPSEVELATTIKKLTDLIEEKKPARVVIDSLSELRLLASDTMRYRRQLLALKQFFAGRDATVLLLDDRTADGADKQLQSIAHGVLRLEKLQRSYGVNRRNIEIVKLRGAAFREGVHDYTIIRGGLRIYPRLIAAEHDDIFDENRVKSGVEALDTMFGGGISRGSTTLLVGPTGSGKSTLAMQYAYAAASRGERAIVYSFDEIKRTACMRAEALGMRVNEQIEKGTLAISQIDPAELSPGEFIWQIRSDVNDRDTRVVVIDSLNGFVNAMPGERDINLSLHELLAYLNQKGIITFLILTQRGLVGSMTADVDVSYLADTVIILRYFEVRGEIRQAISVLKQRIGEHEHTIRELSFGGDGVRIGEPLTNFRGVLTGVPELLGDDAAHAY
- a CDS encoding SphA family protein; amino-acid sequence: MPTVNLGLTSFLDGIAQPGWLVEQYGQAVHDDRTIAADGSKIANAPGTNSGSGLSHVVYLAPRKVLGAWYGAEYLIPEAYVNAGAAGTRGGVGDMTVGPMLQWPEKHLFGMPLHQRVLADFEVPTGTYTAQNSAINIGANTWTVHPYYAFTLLPTKRLETSWRISYLWNSTNQDPAAPSNVQSTQAGQALHFNATVGWKLFEHVYVGANGYMFHQLTNSQVNHIAQPGTEVLAAIGPGFTVQHGSWFYYVNAYREFGAVDTSEGNKIAVRIAKAF
- a CDS encoding LysR family transcriptional regulator, producing MSFELRHIRSFIILAEELHFGRAAARLYLAQPALSQQIKQLEDQLGVMLFRRNSHGVALSEEGKLFLPSARAALKALIDGQERLQDRASGVVGNVRVGFISTAALTLLPRLIQQLAKKFPGIELQLCEMNSNEQSNALLRDELDLCFVHADLKHPAIESITVETNTVVLALPSNHALAAEDAVSLKTLARERFILPEKLPHEDFHEIALGICKRFGFAPESPQQVRTLQTAASLVASGAGCALLPSNFVNAKPRGVVFLRLKGVEDKLPLYLAYRKDLKQAIVANVIELAKQLRA
- a CDS encoding UbiD family decarboxylase; translated protein: MSSSQKDTTLDHGYDLRAALRFLSQHPGQLRRSAEPVDPNAELAGVYRHVGAGTPVLPPTTIGPAMLFEKVKGFDDFRVVTGVMASRERVALLLDTPKEKLGDRFRQAVDNPIPPIKIDGPALCQQVVVTKDIDVRKLVPAPTNTPDDAGPFFTMGLVRATDPETGKHDVTIHRMCIQGKDEISIFFAPGRHIDAFRQKAEAQGKSLPISVSIGLDPAVYIGACFEAPTTPLGFDELSIAGSIRQRPVELVKCVTQNEYAIANAEVVIEGELLPNVRVVEDQNSKTGHAMPEFPGYNGPANPSLPLIKVTAITHREKPILQTIVGPGEEHVNLAGPPTEASIYRLVEQAMPGRLQNVYAHTAGGGKFLAILQFKKLTAGDEGRQRQAALTAFAAYSELKNVILVDDDVDIFNTNDVLWAMQTRYQGDIDTIFIPDVICHPLDPSQDPEYSRTISKHGNSCKTIFDCTAPWKMKEAFTRAQFVDVDLKKFLVEPTTPLEL
- a CDS encoding UbiX family flavin prenyltransferase, which codes for MKPIIVGISGATGIAYGIRALALLRELDIETHLVLSTGAKMTIHEVGMTIPEVEALATHVHHQENLGASISSGSFRTAGMMVMPCSMRCLAAVALAAPYNLLTRAADVTLKERRRLVLLTREAPLNQGHIQNMLTATQMGAVIYPPVPALYSRPQSIEEMIDYTVMRVFDLFEIEAPLQLPRWSGMGDLTKPLTNAARQQMQEIA
- a CDS encoding DUF554 domain-containing protein, giving the protein MKGPWIDSSSVLLGGLVGAALGKRVPERLRTALPMAFGLCSMGLGIALTVGVKHLAAMVLSLILGALIGELIFLEKGIGALSRHMRRLVDRVLPSSADEGESNKEYLQTFVAVLVLFCASGTGIFGAMKEGMTGDSSILIAKSLLDFFTAAIFATELGYAVAIIAVPQLLVQVALFFGATVILPLTNPMLIADFSAVGGLIMFATGLRICKIRDFAVANMLPALLLAMPLSALWTRIFHI